In Ignavibacteriales bacterium, the following are encoded in one genomic region:
- a CDS encoding DUF2283 domain-containing protein, giving the protein MKITLDEEHNVGYIYFKEGEKVDKSIELGNSLVIDFSKEGKIIGLELLDAKEQLDYKAESYHLVFENLFKNLIKEFKF; this is encoded by the coding sequence ATGAAGATCACATTGGATGAAGAGCATAATGTAGGTTATATCTATTTTAAGGAAGGCGAAAAAGTGGATAAATCTATCGAGTTAGGAAATAGCCTGGTAATTGACTTTTCTAAAGAGGGAAAGATAATAGGATTAGAACTTCTGGACGCTAAAGAGCAGTTGGACTACAAGGCGGAAAGTTATCACCTTGTTTTCGAGAATTTATTTAAAAATTTAATAAAAGAGTTCAAATTTTAA
- a CDS encoding DUF4258 domain-containing protein encodes MEERGNITDEQVKDAIENGVSQTTKDEREEFEFSVPYNNVHNGTFYPNVLLKVIVKKEDDTYIVITVIPKFY; translated from the coding sequence ATGGAAGAACGGGGAAATATCACCGACGAACAAGTGAAAGACGCTATTGAAAATGGAGTCTCTCAAACTACAAAAGATGAACGTGAAGAATTTGAGTTCTCTGTTCCGTATAATAATGTTCATAATGGAACTTTTTACCCAAATGTATTGCTTAAGGTTATTGTTAAAAAGGAAGATGATACATATATTGTGATAACTGTAATTCCTAAGTTCTATTAA
- the recG gene encoding ATP-dependent DNA helicase RecG: MDLKYLKGIGPKRADAFSEIGIHSIEDFLNFIPRTYLERINISDIGRNIDKNAVVYGKVIDVGYPARRHHPVKVSINDGTGTVKLAVFGAADYRLKQFKPMDTLLVWGKIDQGWSSGAFKANFTYRDHLKLDVKDDTDADFLKYSFVPVYELSGVLKKTWIKPLLLSKIVFNAFHVLAKSSKGIEETLPAEILDRYSYPSRRDAVFRINFPKKESDKETSRKRLAFEELFYLEILMAIRRYNFKNEKKGISFTDSDGSGLAEKFTASLPFELTNAQKKVIGEIYSDMKSEHIMNRLLQGDVGSGKTVVAVAAMMLAIENGYQCAFMCPTELLAEQHYINISKLTEALGVKTSLLVGGQKKQLRDKILYGIKSGDTNIIVGTHALIQEKVEYNRLGLAVIDEQHKFGVMQRAKLKEKGLNPDVLIMTATPIPRTLSLTFYGDLDVSVIDEMPKGRKEIITKYREDKDKDKVFEFMRKEIQDGRQVYVVYPLIEESAKLDLKSAEENYKLLKEKIFPDLNVGMIHGRKFSFEKDSVMNDFKDGKIDILVSTTVIEVGIDVPNATIMVIEEAQRFGLSQLHQLRGRVGRGSEQSYCILIGKNLDDISEKRMEVIRGTTDGFKIADADLKLRGPGEFFGVRQSGVLSFSCTDLEQDKKELENARDIAFEIVKNDPQLRKPENELIKKNFLDKYRESIKLSGVG, from the coding sequence ATGGATCTAAAATATTTAAAAGGAATAGGACCTAAACGGGCAGATGCATTCAGTGAAATAGGTATTCACTCCATAGAGGACTTCCTCAATTTCATACCGCGCACATATCTCGAGCGAATAAACATTTCCGATATCGGAAGAAACATAGACAAGAACGCAGTAGTCTATGGAAAAGTAATAGACGTTGGCTATCCAGCAAGGAGACACCACCCGGTAAAGGTGAGCATCAACGACGGTACGGGAACGGTGAAGCTGGCGGTGTTTGGGGCGGCGGATTACAGGCTGAAGCAATTTAAGCCGATGGATACTCTGCTAGTATGGGGAAAGATAGACCAGGGATGGAGCTCGGGAGCGTTTAAGGCGAACTTCACTTACAGGGATCATCTAAAACTGGACGTGAAGGACGACACGGACGCGGATTTTTTGAAATACTCTTTTGTGCCTGTGTATGAACTATCCGGCGTACTGAAAAAGACCTGGATAAAACCGTTATTGCTCTCCAAGATCGTTTTCAACGCGTTTCACGTACTTGCAAAGAGCTCAAAAGGAATCGAGGAGACGCTTCCGGCGGAAATACTCGATAGGTATTCGTATCCGTCACGACGCGACGCGGTATTCAGAATAAACTTCCCCAAAAAAGAATCGGACAAGGAGACATCCAGGAAGAGACTTGCTTTCGAGGAGCTGTTTTATTTGGAGATATTGATGGCGATACGAAGATACAATTTCAAAAATGAGAAGAAGGGAATATCGTTCACGGATAGCGACGGATCGGGGCTGGCGGAGAAATTCACCGCTTCCCTGCCATTCGAGCTGACAAACGCACAAAAGAAGGTCATAGGCGAGATATATTCCGATATGAAGTCGGAGCATATAATGAACAGGCTTTTACAGGGAGATGTGGGAAGCGGAAAGACGGTCGTCGCGGTAGCGGCAATGATGCTGGCAATAGAGAACGGCTATCAGTGCGCTTTTATGTGCCCGACGGAACTGCTGGCAGAACAGCACTACATCAACATTTCAAAGCTTACCGAAGCGCTCGGAGTAAAGACGAGTCTGCTCGTCGGAGGGCAGAAGAAGCAATTAAGGGACAAGATACTATACGGGATAAAGAGCGGTGACACGAATATAATTGTTGGGACGCACGCGCTGATACAGGAAAAGGTGGAATACAACCGGCTCGGGCTTGCTGTAATAGACGAGCAGCACAAGTTCGGAGTGATGCAGAGAGCAAAGCTGAAAGAAAAGGGACTGAACCCCGACGTATTGATAATGACTGCCACACCGATACCGAGAACGCTTTCGCTGACATTTTACGGTGACCTGGACGTGTCGGTTATCGATGAAATGCCGAAAGGAAGGAAGGAGATAATTACAAAATACAGAGAGGATAAAGACAAGGACAAGGTATTCGAGTTCATGAGGAAAGAAATACAGGACGGACGGCAGGTGTACGTAGTTTACCCGCTCATAGAAGAATCGGCTAAGCTGGACCTTAAATCGGCGGAAGAAAATTACAAACTGCTTAAAGAAAAAATATTCCCGGATCTGAACGTCGGCATGATACACGGAAGGAAGTTCTCATTCGAGAAGGACAGCGTAATGAACGATTTCAAAGACGGGAAGATAGACATACTTGTTTCCACGACGGTGATAGAGGTCGGTATAGACGTGCCAAACGCGACGATAATGGTAATAGAAGAAGCACAGAGGTTCGGGCTGTCGCAATTACACCAGTTAAGAGGAAGAGTGGGGAGAGGTTCCGAGCAGTCGTATTGTATTTTGATAGGAAAGAACCTCGATGATATTTCCGAGAAGAGGATGGAAGTGATACGCGGGACGACGGACGGATTTAAAATAGCCGATGCAGACCTGAAATTGAGAGGACCGGGAGAATTTTTCGGGGTAAGGCAATCGGGTGTACTTTCCTTTTCCTGTACCGACCTGGAGCAGGATAAGAAGGAGCTGGAAAACGCGAGGGATATTGCATTTGAGATAGTGAAAAACGACCCGCAACTGCGAAAGCCGGAAAATGAATTGATAAAGAAAAATTTTCTGGATAAGTACAGAGAATCGATAAAGCTGTCGGGAGTGGGGTAA
- a CDS encoding M28 family peptidase, protein MKKSLLLILFIVLPQFVLAQSTASDLTDIKTNMEYLASDELMGRETATDGEKIASDYIAKKLMEYGVKPFGDNGTYFQNYPLIQSRFLPDSKVKIYHDGKTAVYSFGKDFIIDARRNPDPAYLNKKSKMVFAGFGISAPEYNYDDYSALDITGKTVFVLDDEPLSNDSTWFRGERATQYSFWGTKWRQARERGATGLVIIATDGTMDAWGRLSAWGEGSSIRYPDTSSGRNRIPVICVSPEMAKKLLEDEEYSYEELERMFNEREKIPVFAMDKEIDFMLENTEEEVISRNVIGIIEGTDPVLKNEYVSLGGHYDHLGNKTGVVYNGADDNASGTVTVMDIAKRFAYSNENKRSVVVMLYSGEEEGLMGSRYASEHLPFINDMVANINMDMVGRMSEDSLSVIGASRLSTELGELVEEVNGRTSNFIFDYTFDAPDDPNRFYERSDHYNFARFGIPIVFFFDNMENDYHKPTDDFEKINYAKIQRTSDLAYELALVIANLDHKLIVDKQN, encoded by the coding sequence ATGAAAAAATCCTTACTATTAATTCTATTTATTGTTTTACCGCAATTTGTACTCGCTCAATCCACTGCCTCCGATCTCACTGACATAAAGACAAATATGGAATATCTCGCTTCCGATGAACTAATGGGACGCGAAACTGCCACCGACGGCGAAAAAATTGCCTCCGATTACATCGCGAAAAAGCTTATGGAATACGGCGTTAAGCCCTTCGGCGATAACGGGACCTACTTCCAAAATTACCCGCTCATCCAGTCCCGCTTTCTGCCCGACAGCAAAGTGAAAATATATCACGACGGCAAAACAGCCGTTTACTCCTTCGGCAAAGATTTTATCATCGACGCCCGCAGAAACCCCGACCCCGCCTACCTCAATAAAAAAAGCAAAATGGTGTTCGCCGGGTTCGGCATCTCCGCCCCAGAATATAATTACGACGACTACAGCGCTCTCGACATCACCGGAAAGACAGTCTTCGTGTTAGATGACGAGCCTCTGTCTAACGACAGTACGTGGTTTCGGGGGGAGCGGGCGACACAGTATTCGTTTTGGGGGACGAAGTGGCGGCAGGCGCGGGAGCGTGGCGCCACGGGGCTGGTTATTATAGCGACGGATGGCACGATGGATGCATGGGGGAGGCTGAGTGCGTGGGGGGAGGGTAGCTCGATAAGGTATCCGGACACGAGCAGCGGCAGGAACAGGATACCGGTAATATGTGTGAGTCCGGAAATGGCAAAGAAACTGCTGGAAGACGAGGAGTATTCCTATGAGGAGCTGGAGAGGATGTTTAATGAGAGGGAGAAGATACCGGTATTTGCGATGGATAAGGAGATAGATTTTATGCTGGAAAACACCGAGGAGGAGGTGATATCAAGGAACGTGATAGGAATAATAGAGGGGACAGACCCGGTACTAAAAAACGAGTATGTATCGCTGGGAGGTCATTATGACCACCTGGGAAATAAGACGGGCGTGGTATATAACGGTGCGGACGATAACGCCTCGGGAACGGTGACCGTAATGGACATTGCGAAGAGGTTTGCTTATTCGAATGAGAACAAGCGTTCGGTAGTAGTGATGCTGTATTCCGGCGAGGAGGAGGGGCTGATGGGATCGCGCTACGCTTCGGAGCACTTACCATTTATCAATGATATGGTAGCAAATATAAATATGGACATGGTGGGAAGGATGAGCGAGGATTCGCTCTCGGTGATAGGGGCAAGCAGGCTTAGCACGGAGCTGGGAGAGCTGGTAGAGGAGGTGAACGGCAGGACATCGAATTTCATATTCGATTATACGTTCGATGCCCCGGACGATCCGAACAGGTTTTATGAGAGGAGCGATCATTACAATTTCGCAAGGTTCGGGATACCGATAGTATTCTTTTTCGATAATATGGAGAACGATTATCATAAGCCGACGGATGATTTTGAGAAGATCAATTATGCTAAGATCCAGAGGACATCAGACCTGGCATATGAGCTGGCGCTGGTGATAGCAAACCTGGATCACAAGCTGATAGTGGATAAGCAGAACTGA
- a CDS encoding T9SS type A sorting domain-containing protein: MKRIISILLLSTIIFAKPANSQIEYGSNRLGCATEDIAPGGLYPPFKTPNTIDYGAATNFDVIKVVIVFVKFANDNFDQSNSNWSGSSSMPTFGNNLLATFRHGTGQTDWWNFYDPNTECLSSWFCEASRGKMHVIGDVYTVTLAHEYSYYQDDERGKEGELNEEIFEYLDQVLQVDWRDYDKWGYENGDFYYSNNGDKYVDMVFRIFRYNYGDIFSYDLSGWAYLGEIGTRNQEYYPLSHDKRMSGKTPVGYEGSGLTVMGNGSSGILDKNGTVARLAHEFGHWLFGSGHSNIGRMGGGGEYFLDPWERIKLNFLTSSEIQTFGVNDDYLDFTLQDYSARTSGKSLLKIDLGGDENFLISSRRRISKWDVASSGDTLLGNPFTSIDPENYGYGKGVYIYHNNDDWEEDSYPNDKIDIECADGLWGWQHSGNGTPDWSYTQNWLPVMDKIALYRYANDDGVPGVIPSGGYYGGKDGISIQSEESGFHCLDPDNNPIRCVVGKYFSPGEKESSIGLLGTDKMHTNNISRWTSRELLGDRYDAWQEGEIFSPYSSPSTYKWDNTGAHKTFVWVYDIDETNNTTRFKIYRESGTLSETQILAETPPSKPMNLRLIEFYPPGTPSICHPELVWSQNIEPDMKNPNYEDNLFYEIYRVSASTMNTIPNLDNAQLIATVNFPSTEGNPYYIDYSIKKYDCVNLDGPPYGNPFPVRYFIKAVDKYGTKSVRSDFVATVGLDDSGGKENGDKPFGLDEIPLSYELHQNYPNPFNPSTNIQFDLPNDATVSLKIYDMLGREVATLVNEFRNAGRYIIGFDGSKLSSGVYYYKIKAGNFEQTKRMVLVK, from the coding sequence ATGAAACGCATTATCTCAATTTTGCTGTTATCTACCATTATTTTCGCAAAACCTGCCAATAGCCAGATCGAATACGGATCCAACAGGCTCGGATGCGCAACCGAGGATATTGCGCCCGGTGGTCTATATCCACCTTTTAAAACACCTAACACAATTGATTACGGTGCAGCCACCAACTTTGATGTAATTAAGGTTGTGATTGTATTTGTGAAATTTGCTAATGATAATTTCGATCAATCCAATTCTAACTGGTCAGGGAGTTCATCAATGCCCACTTTTGGCAATAATTTACTCGCAACTTTCAGACATGGTACAGGACAGACAGATTGGTGGAATTTTTATGATCCAAATACCGAATGTCTGTCATCCTGGTTTTGCGAAGCTTCAAGAGGAAAAATGCATGTTATAGGAGATGTATATACTGTGACACTGGCTCATGAATATAGTTATTATCAGGATGACGAAAGAGGAAAAGAGGGAGAACTGAATGAAGAAATTTTTGAATACCTTGATCAGGTACTTCAAGTTGACTGGCGTGATTATGATAAATGGGGATATGAAAACGGAGATTTTTATTATAGTAACAATGGCGATAAATACGTTGATATGGTATTTAGAATATTCCGGTATAATTATGGAGATATTTTTTCTTATGACCTTTCGGGCTGGGCTTACTTAGGAGAGATAGGCACAAGAAACCAGGAATACTACCCCTTAAGTCACGATAAGCGAATGAGCGGAAAAACTCCCGTTGGCTATGAGGGATCCGGACTTACAGTAATGGGGAATGGTAGTTCGGGAATTTTAGATAAAAATGGAACAGTTGCAAGACTTGCTCATGAGTTTGGACATTGGCTTTTCGGATCTGGGCACAGTAATATTGGACGGATGGGCGGTGGTGGTGAATATTTTCTGGACCCATGGGAACGAATTAAGCTTAATTTCCTCACTTCAAGCGAAATTCAAACCTTTGGAGTGAATGATGATTACCTTGATTTTACATTGCAGGATTATTCTGCGAGAACAAGCGGTAAATCGCTTTTGAAAATTGATCTTGGAGGAGATGAAAACTTTTTAATATCATCAAGAAGGAGAATTTCGAAGTGGGATGTTGCCTCAAGCGGGGATACTCTTTTAGGAAATCCTTTCACTTCCATTGATCCGGAAAATTATGGGTACGGAAAGGGGGTTTACATTTATCACAATAATGATGATTGGGAAGAGGATTCATATCCAAATGATAAGATCGACATTGAGTGCGCAGATGGTTTATGGGGGTGGCAACACTCTGGTAATGGAACTCCGGATTGGAGCTATACCCAAAATTGGCTACCGGTTATGGACAAAATTGCTCTATACCGTTATGCAAATGATGATGGAGTTCCAGGAGTAATTCCATCTGGGGGTTATTATGGGGGTAAAGATGGAATTTCAATCCAGTCTGAAGAAAGTGGATTCCATTGTTTAGATCCAGACAATAATCCTATTAGATGTGTTGTTGGTAAATACTTTAGTCCCGGTGAAAAGGAAAGTTCTATTGGCTTACTGGGAACCGACAAAATGCATACTAACAATATTAGCAGATGGACTTCACGGGAACTTTTGGGAGACCGGTATGACGCGTGGCAAGAAGGAGAAATATTTTCCCCTTATTCAAGCCCAAGCACATATAAATGGGACAATACCGGTGCTCATAAGACATTCGTTTGGGTTTATGACATTGATGAAACAAATAATACTACCCGATTCAAAATTTACAGGGAATCAGGTACACTGTCAGAGACCCAAATTCTGGCTGAAACTCCTCCTTCAAAACCAATGAATTTAAGATTAATCGAATTTTATCCTCCCGGAACGCCTAGTATATGCCATCCCGAATTAGTATGGAGTCAGAATATTGAGCCGGATATGAAAAATCCAAACTATGAGGATAATTTATTTTATGAAATATACAGAGTCTCAGCCTCTACTATGAACACAATACCAAATCTAGATAATGCTCAGTTAATAGCAACAGTAAATTTTCCATCAACAGAAGGTAACCCTTATTATATAGACTATAGTATCAAAAAATATGATTGTGTAAATCTAGACGGACCACCATACGGAAATCCATTTCCGGTTAGATACTTTATAAAAGCAGTAGATAAATACGGGACAAAATCCGTCCGGTCAGATTTTGTTGCGACAGTAGGACTTGATGATTCCGGCGGAAAGGAAAACGGCGACAAGCCATTTGGTTTGGATGAAATTCCTCTTAGTTATGAATTACACCAAAATTACCCAAACCCGTTTAACCCGTCGACAAATATACAGTTCGACCTGCCAAATGACGCAACTGTCTCTTTAAAGATATATGATATGCTTGGACGCGAAGTCGCGACACTGGTTAATGAATTCAGGAATGCAGGCAGATATATTATAGGCTTTGACGGCTCAAAACTTTCGAGTGGAGTATATTATTATAAGATCAAAGCGGGTAATTTCGAACAAACCAAAAGAATGGTACTGGTAAAGTAA
- a CDS encoding T9SS type A sorting domain-containing protein, with protein sequence MRFQPIIFFIPFLLYANVSSAQWIHQQSGVSNQEWRNIKFLNENTGYACGYNTIIKTTNGGENWINQTIPPSDILFDLSIVDSNIVYCVGFYGRILKTTNGGENWVNLFSDTLTFIYSCHFIDKNTGWCAGSRGFPNGTFLVKTTDGGNNFISYAFANLSIRDIYFKDANTGLFCSGGAIWRSTNGGINWYSPNYNFHNAGYEFRRFGIANNQYCWLVSLTRPVYRSTDFGENWDSIAYIPSSYNVYSTYFANINTGWVGVAFGEIYKTTDGGYNWFDCSTTQPSGFISDIFFLNENTGWAVEGNNGNIFKTTNGGCNTVGISNNSSSLPKEHILYQNYPNPFNPSTRIEYSLKESGDVKLVVYDTQGRKIETLVDTFQKNGDYISDFTAPRLSSGVYFIILKFNNEIINSKKMLFIK encoded by the coding sequence ATGAGATTTCAACCAATAATATTTTTTATTCCTTTTTTACTTTACGCAAATGTCTCCTCAGCCCAATGGATACATCAGCAATCTGGTGTATCAAATCAGGAGTGGCGTAATATTAAATTTTTGAACGAAAACACCGGGTATGCATGCGGTTACAATACAATTATTAAAACCACTAACGGTGGCGAAAACTGGATAAATCAAACTATTCCTCCATCCGATATTTTGTTTGATCTCTCTATAGTTGATTCAAATATTGTTTATTGTGTAGGGTTTTATGGAAGAATACTAAAAACAACAAACGGCGGAGAGAATTGGGTAAATTTATTTTCCGATACTCTAACATTCATTTATTCCTGTCACTTCATCGACAAAAATACCGGCTGGTGCGCGGGATCAAGAGGATTTCCTAATGGAACATTCCTTGTAAAGACAACAGATGGTGGAAATAACTTCATATCATATGCATTTGCCAACCTTTCTATAAGGGACATTTATTTTAAAGATGCAAATACTGGATTATTTTGCTCTGGAGGAGCAATATGGCGATCAACAAACGGAGGTATAAATTGGTATTCTCCAAATTATAATTTTCATAATGCCGGTTACGAATTCCGGAGATTTGGGATTGCAAACAATCAATACTGCTGGCTTGTATCACTTACCAGGCCGGTTTATAGGTCAACGGATTTTGGAGAAAACTGGGACAGTATAGCTTATATACCGTCTAGCTACAATGTTTATTCAACATATTTTGCAAATATAAATACAGGATGGGTAGGCGTAGCATTTGGTGAAATTTACAAAACAACAGATGGAGGTTATAACTGGTTCGATTGCTCTACCACACAGCCATCAGGCTTTATTAGCGACATTTTTTTTCTCAATGAAAACACCGGCTGGGCTGTGGAAGGTAATAACGGAAACATCTTCAAAACAACAAACGGCGGGTGTAATACAGTTGGTATTAGCAATAACTCTTCATCACTGCCAAAAGAACATATTTTATACCAGAACTACCCCAATCCGTTCAATCCAAGTACCCGAATTGAATATTCTTTAAAAGAATCCGGAGATGTAAAGTTGGTTGTGTATGATACACAGGGTAGGAAAATTGAAACTCTTGTTGATACATTCCAGAAAAATGGCGATTACATTTCAGACTTTACGGCTCCCCGGCTTTCAAGCGGAGTATATTTTATAATATTAAAATTCAATAATGAAATAATAAACTCTAAGAAAATGCTTTTTATTAAATAA